A stretch of Streptomyces vietnamensis DNA encodes these proteins:
- the opcA gene encoding glucose-6-phosphate dehydrogenase assembly protein OpcA: MKTDLTDTTSSKINKALVLGRRAIGTPAVGMVLTLVIVTDEENAYDALKAANEASREHPSRTLVVIKRVSRSPRDRAKARLDAEVRLGADASTGETVVLRLYGEVVDHAQSVVLPLLLPDAPVVVWWPVNAPSDPANDPLGALAQRRVTDTYAAEQPIQELTARADAYTPGDTDLSWTRITPWRSMLAAALDQVVCEVTSAEVEGEEFNPSVELLAMWLADRLKVPVRRSKSAGPGLTSVRMETSAGPIVLDRPDGSLATLSIEGQPDRAVALKRRDTSELIAEELRRLDPDDTYATALRFGLERLDEEAAVTAPETVVDTVVETVAETAPEPAAEPAPAAKPAAKKTPAKKAAAK; this comes from the coding sequence ATGAAGACCGACCTGACGGACACCACGTCCTCCAAGATCAACAAGGCGCTGGTGCTCGGGCGGCGGGCGATCGGCACGCCGGCCGTCGGCATGGTGCTCACCCTCGTGATCGTCACCGACGAGGAGAACGCCTACGACGCGCTCAAGGCGGCCAACGAGGCGTCCCGCGAGCACCCCTCGCGGACCCTCGTCGTCATCAAGCGGGTCTCGCGCTCCCCGCGGGACCGCGCCAAGGCGCGGCTCGACGCCGAGGTCCGCCTCGGCGCCGACGCCAGCACCGGCGAGACGGTGGTGCTCCGGCTGTACGGCGAGGTCGTCGACCACGCCCAGTCGGTGGTGCTGCCGCTGCTCCTCCCGGACGCCCCCGTCGTCGTCTGGTGGCCGGTGAACGCGCCGTCCGACCCGGCGAACGACCCGCTGGGCGCGCTCGCCCAGCGCCGGGTGACCGACACGTACGCCGCCGAGCAGCCCATCCAGGAGCTGACCGCGCGCGCGGACGCGTACACCCCGGGCGACACGGACCTCTCGTGGACCCGGATCACCCCGTGGCGTTCGATGCTGGCCGCCGCGCTCGACCAGGTCGTGTGCGAGGTCACCTCCGCCGAGGTGGAGGGCGAGGAGTTCAACCCGAGCGTCGAGCTGCTCGCGATGTGGCTGGCCGACCGGCTGAAGGTGCCCGTGCGGCGCTCGAAGTCGGCGGGCCCCGGTCTCACCTCCGTACGGATGGAGACCAGTGCGGGACCGATCGTGCTGGACCGGCCGGACGGCTCGCTCGCGACGCTCTCCATAGAGGGCCAGCCGGACCGTGCCGTGGCGCTCAAGCGCCGTGACACGTCCGAGCTGATCGCGGAGGAGCTGCGCCGGCTCGACCCGGACGACACCTACGCGACGGCGCTCAGGTTCGGTCTGGAGCGGCTCGACGAGGAGGCGGCGGTCACCGCCCCCGAGACCGTCGTGGACACGGTCGTGGAGACCGTCGCGGAGACGGCTCCGGAGCCTGCCGCGGAGCCGGCTCCGGCCGCCAAGCCCGCCGCGAAGAAGACCCCGGCCAAGAAGGCGGCGGCCAAGTGA
- a CDS encoding RNA polymerase-binding protein RbpA → MASGNAIRGSRVGAGPMGEAERGESAPRLRISFWCSNGHETQPSFASDAAVPDTWDCPRCGFPAGQDRDNPPDPPRTEPYKTHLAYVRERRSDADGEAILAEALAKLRGEI, encoded by the coding sequence GTGGCAAGTGGCAACGCGATCCGGGGAAGCCGGGTCGGAGCGGGGCCGATGGGGGAGGCCGAGCGGGGCGAGTCGGCACCGCGCCTCCGCATCTCCTTCTGGTGCTCGAACGGGCACGAGACGCAGCCGAGCTTCGCCAGCGACGCGGCGGTCCCGGATACCTGGGACTGCCCGCGCTGCGGCTTCCCGGCGGGCCAGGACCGGGACAACCCGCCGGACCCGCCGCGCACGGAGCCGTACAAGACCCATCTCGCCTATGTGCGTGAGCGCCGCAGCGACGCGGACGGCGAGGCGATCCTCGCCGAGGCGCTGGCCAAGCTGCGGGGCGAGATCTGA
- a CDS encoding MFS transporter, translating to MAATEAVGGTRAVPAWRGGFGRLWTAAVVSRFGDSLRTAALPLLAASLTDDPLLIASVTACGFLPWLLFGLLGGAVADRVDQRRAMWAVDLVRGGLVAAFAAAVALGHATIALLLLLAFALTTLQTLFDNAATALLPALVPAETLAGANARLMTGQQLAGGLLAGPAVPALLLAGPAVPYAADAVTYVLAALLVASLRTGAPERPPRPAGSTLRAEMAEGLAVLRADRSLRWLCTATTLCNIGMGALIATLVVHVTDGHPTGTAGNTAYAATITAYALGAVAGGFLARRIAERTGRIRAVFLAGAVQTGCLVLMGTLPVLAVSIGAMAVFGFMGTVWNVQQTTLMQERAPEGMLGRIAAAFRTLAVAGAPLGALLGGAAAAGPGPHTPALLAAALFALAVASLGPLIN from the coding sequence GTGGCGGCGACGGAGGCAGTGGGCGGGACCAGGGCCGTGCCCGCCTGGCGGGGCGGCTTCGGGCGACTGTGGACGGCCGCGGTCGTCTCCCGGTTCGGCGACTCGCTCCGTACGGCGGCGCTGCCGCTGCTCGCCGCCTCGCTCACCGACGACCCCCTCCTCATCGCCTCCGTCACCGCCTGCGGCTTCCTGCCCTGGCTGCTCTTCGGACTCCTCGGCGGGGCCGTCGCCGACCGCGTCGACCAGCGGCGGGCCATGTGGGCCGTCGACCTCGTCCGCGGCGGACTCGTGGCCGCCTTCGCCGCCGCCGTCGCCCTCGGACACGCCACGATCGCCCTGCTGCTCCTCCTCGCCTTCGCCCTCACCACCCTGCAGACCCTCTTCGACAACGCGGCCACCGCCCTGCTGCCCGCACTCGTCCCCGCCGAGACCCTCGCCGGGGCCAACGCCCGCCTGATGACCGGTCAGCAGCTCGCCGGGGGCCTCCTCGCCGGACCCGCGGTGCCCGCCCTGCTGCTTGCCGGACCCGCCGTCCCGTACGCGGCCGACGCCGTCACGTACGTCCTGGCCGCGCTCCTCGTCGCCTCCCTGCGGACCGGGGCGCCCGAGCGGCCGCCCCGCCCGGCCGGATCCACCCTCCGCGCCGAGATGGCCGAAGGGCTCGCCGTCCTCCGCGCGGACCGCTCCCTGCGGTGGCTCTGCACCGCCACCACCCTCTGCAACATCGGCATGGGCGCCCTCATCGCCACCCTCGTCGTCCATGTGACGGACGGTCACCCGACGGGAACGGCGGGGAACACGGCGTACGCCGCCACCATCACCGCCTACGCCCTGGGGGCCGTCGCCGGCGGCTTCCTCGCCCGGCGGATCGCCGAGCGGACCGGACGGATACGCGCCGTGTTCCTCGCCGGCGCCGTCCAGACCGGCTGCCTCGTCCTGATGGGGACGCTGCCCGTCCTCGCGGTATCGATCGGGGCCATGGCGGTGTTCGGCTTCATGGGGACGGTGTGGAACGTCCAGCAGACGACCCTCATGCAGGAGCGCGCCCCCGAGGGGATGCTCGGCCGCATCGCCGCGGCCTTCCGCACCCTCGCCGTCGCGGGCGCGCCGCTCGGGGCCCTCCTCGGCGGCGCCGCGGCCGCCGGCCCGGGACCGCACACACCCGCCCTGCTCGCGGCGGCGCTGTTCGCGCTCGCCGTCGCGTCGTTGGGCCCCCTGATCAATTAA
- the secG gene encoding preprotein translocase subunit SecG has translation MGFSIALIVFSALLMLLVLMHKGKGGGLSDMFGGGMQSSVGGSSVAERNLDRITVVVGLCWFSCIVVLGLLMKLDR, from the coding sequence ATGGGGTTCTCGATCGCCCTGATCGTCTTCAGCGCGCTGCTGATGCTGCTCGTGCTGATGCACAAGGGAAAGGGCGGCGGCCTCTCCGACATGTTCGGTGGCGGCATGCAGTCCTCCGTCGGCGGCTCCTCGGTCGCCGAGCGGAACCTCGACCGGATCACGGTCGTGGTGGGTCTGTGCTGGTTCTCCTGCATTGTGGTACTTGGTCTTCTGATGAAGTTGGACCGGTAA
- the pgi gene encoding glucose-6-phosphate isomerase yields MNSEGRTRLNRLPEWAALGKHREQLGETHLRELFAADPERGTRHTLRVGDLYLDYSKHLVTDETLTLLRELAAVTGVAELRDAMFRGEKINTTEDRAVLHTALRAPRGAVIEVDGEDVVPGVHAVLDKMGAFADKVRAGEWTGHTGKPIKNIVNIGIGGSDLGPAMAYEVLRSYTRRDLTFRFVSNVDGADLHEAVRDLDPAETLFIVASKTFTTIETITNATSARNWLLTELRAGQEAVAKHFVALSTNAEKVEEFGIDTANMFEFWDWVGGRYSYDSAIGLSLMIAIGPERFREMLDGFHLVDEHFRTAPPEENAPLLLGLLGVWYGAFFDAQSHAVLPYSHYLSKFTAYLQQLDMESNGKSVDRQGNRVDWQTGPVVWGTPGTNGQHAYYQLIHQGTKVIPADFIGFARPVDDLLPGLVAQHDLLMANFFAQTQALAFGKTPEEVRAEGVAEELVPHKTFQGNHPTTTILADALTPSVLGQLIALYEHKVFVQGAIWNIDSFDQWGVELGKVLAKKIEPVLTEGEGGEQLDSSTAGLVSAYRSLRGR; encoded by the coding sequence ATGAACAGCGAAGGCCGTACCAGGCTCAACCGGCTGCCCGAGTGGGCGGCCCTCGGCAAGCACCGTGAGCAGCTGGGCGAGACCCATCTGCGCGAACTGTTCGCCGCCGACCCGGAGCGGGGCACCCGCCACACCCTGCGCGTCGGCGACCTCTACCTGGACTACTCCAAGCACCTCGTCACCGACGAGACGCTGACCCTGCTGCGCGAACTCGCCGCCGTCACCGGCGTCGCCGAGCTCCGCGACGCCATGTTCCGCGGCGAGAAGATCAACACCACCGAGGACCGCGCCGTCCTCCACACCGCGCTGCGCGCCCCCCGCGGGGCCGTGATCGAGGTCGACGGGGAGGACGTCGTCCCCGGCGTCCACGCCGTCCTCGACAAGATGGGCGCCTTCGCCGACAAGGTCCGCGCGGGCGAGTGGACCGGCCACACCGGCAAGCCGATCAAGAACATCGTGAACATCGGCATCGGCGGCTCCGACCTCGGCCCCGCCATGGCCTACGAGGTCCTGCGCTCCTACACCCGGCGGGACCTGACGTTCCGTTTCGTCTCCAACGTCGACGGCGCCGACCTCCACGAGGCCGTCCGCGACCTCGACCCCGCCGAGACGCTGTTCATCGTCGCCTCGAAGACCTTCACCACCATCGAGACGATCACCAACGCCACCTCCGCCCGCAACTGGCTCCTCACCGAACTGCGGGCCGGCCAGGAGGCCGTCGCCAAGCACTTCGTGGCCCTCTCGACCAACGCCGAGAAGGTCGAGGAGTTCGGCATCGACACCGCGAACATGTTCGAGTTCTGGGACTGGGTCGGCGGCCGCTACTCGTACGACTCCGCCATCGGCCTCTCCCTGATGATCGCCATCGGCCCGGAGCGCTTCCGCGAGATGCTCGACGGCTTCCACCTCGTCGACGAGCACTTCCGCACCGCCCCGCCCGAGGAGAACGCACCGCTGCTCCTCGGCCTCCTCGGCGTCTGGTACGGCGCCTTCTTCGACGCCCAGTCGCACGCCGTCCTGCCGTACTCCCACTACCTGTCCAAGTTCACCGCCTACCTCCAGCAGCTCGACATGGAGTCCAACGGCAAGTCGGTGGACCGCCAGGGCAACCGGGTCGACTGGCAGACCGGACCCGTCGTCTGGGGCACCCCCGGGACCAACGGGCAGCACGCCTACTACCAGTTGATCCACCAGGGCACCAAGGTCATCCCCGCCGACTTCATCGGCTTCGCCCGGCCCGTCGACGACCTGCTGCCCGGGCTCGTCGCCCAGCACGACCTGCTCATGGCCAACTTCTTCGCCCAGACCCAGGCGCTCGCCTTCGGCAAGACGCCCGAGGAGGTACGGGCCGAGGGCGTCGCCGAGGAACTCGTCCCGCACAAGACCTTCCAGGGCAACCACCCGACCACCACGATCCTCGCCGACGCGCTCACCCCGTCCGTCCTCGGCCAGCTGATCGCGCTCTACGAGCACAAGGTCTTCGTCCAGGGCGCGATCTGGAACATCGACTCCTTCGACCAGTGGGGCGTCGAGCTCGGCAAGGTCCTCGCCAAGAAGATCGAGCCGGTCCTGACGGAGGGCGAGGGCGGCGAGCAGCTCGACAGCTCCACCGCCGGGCTCGTCTCGGCCTACCGTTCGCTGCGCGGACGGTAA
- a CDS encoding PH domain-containing protein — protein MTGEDAVRLRPPRNAVDERAVTWWRGRLLVTTAVPVTVLAVLGALIGPARSWLLLAAGAVAALGLACTAFFPAWWFRVHRWEVTDEAVYVRTGALWQEWRIAPMSRIQTVDTVRGPLEQAFRLATVTVTTASSKGAIRIEGLDHELAAELAERLTALTRATPGDAT, from the coding sequence ATGACGGGGGAGGACGCGGTGCGGCTGCGGCCGCCCAGGAACGCCGTCGACGAGCGGGCCGTCACCTGGTGGCGGGGCCGGCTGCTCGTGACCACGGCCGTCCCGGTGACGGTCCTGGCCGTGCTCGGCGCGCTGATCGGACCCGCCCGGTCCTGGCTGCTGTTGGCGGCCGGGGCCGTGGCGGCCCTGGGCCTGGCCTGCACCGCGTTCTTCCCCGCCTGGTGGTTCCGGGTGCACCGCTGGGAGGTCACCGACGAGGCCGTCTACGTGCGCACCGGCGCCCTCTGGCAGGAGTGGCGGATCGCCCCGATGTCCCGGATCCAGACGGTCGACACCGTACGCGGCCCGCTGGAGCAGGCGTTCCGGCTCGCCACCGTCACCGTCACCACCGCCTCCTCCAAGGGGGCGATCCGCATCGAGGGCCTCGACCACGAGCTCGCCGCCGAGCTTGCCGAACGGCTCACCGCGCTCACCCGGGCCACCCCCGGGGACGCCACATGA
- the zwf gene encoding glucose-6-phosphate dehydrogenase — MSAVHGANPLRDAADRRLPRIAGPSGLVIFGVTGDLSRKKLMPAVYDLANRGLLPPGFSLIGFARREWADEDFAQEVYEAVKQHARTPFREEVWQQLIQGMRFVQGDFDDDTAFEQLKSTIEDLDKAQGTGGNFAFYLSVPPKFFELVVQQLKKHGLADQKDGSWRRAVIEKPFGHDLTSAKELNEVVHEVFPPEAVFRIDHYLGKETVQNILALRFANTLFEPIWNRSYVDHVQITMAEDIGIGGRAGYYDGIGAARDVIQNHLLQLLALTAMEEPASFDADALAAEKTKVLGAVKLPKDLGKSTVRGQYAAGWQGGAKAVGYLQEDGIDPQSKTDTYAAIKLEIDNRRWAGVPFYLRTGKRLGRRVTEIAVVFQRAPHSPFDHTATEELGRNAIVIRVQPDEGVTVRFGSKVPGTQMEIRDVSMDFAYGESFTESSPEAYERLILDVLLGDSNLFPRVEEVELSWKILDPIEQFWDKHGKPAQYQSGTWGPVEADEMLARDGRSWRRP, encoded by the coding sequence TTGAGCGCAGTCCACGGAGCCAACCCGCTCCGTGACGCCGCAGACCGACGGCTCCCGCGCATCGCGGGGCCGTCGGGCCTGGTGATCTTCGGCGTCACGGGCGATTTGTCCCGTAAGAAGCTGATGCCTGCCGTCTACGACCTGGCCAATCGCGGCCTGCTGCCGCCGGGCTTCTCGCTCATCGGCTTCGCCCGCCGCGAGTGGGCGGACGAGGACTTCGCGCAGGAGGTCTACGAAGCCGTCAAGCAGCACGCGCGCACCCCCTTCCGCGAGGAGGTGTGGCAGCAGCTGATCCAGGGCATGCGGTTCGTCCAGGGCGACTTCGACGACGACACGGCCTTCGAGCAGCTCAAGTCGACGATCGAGGACCTCGACAAGGCACAGGGCACGGGCGGCAACTTCGCCTTCTACCTGTCCGTGCCGCCGAAGTTCTTCGAGCTCGTCGTCCAGCAGCTCAAGAAGCACGGCCTGGCCGACCAGAAGGACGGTTCCTGGCGCCGCGCGGTCATCGAGAAGCCCTTCGGGCACGACCTGACCTCCGCCAAGGAGCTCAACGAGGTCGTCCACGAGGTCTTCCCGCCCGAGGCGGTCTTCCGGATCGACCACTACCTCGGCAAGGAGACCGTCCAGAACATCCTGGCGCTCCGCTTCGCCAACACCCTCTTCGAGCCGATCTGGAACCGGTCGTACGTCGACCACGTGCAGATCACCATGGCCGAGGACATCGGCATCGGCGGCCGCGCCGGCTACTACGACGGCATCGGCGCAGCCCGTGACGTCATCCAGAACCACCTGCTCCAGCTGCTCGCGCTGACCGCGATGGAGGAGCCCGCCTCCTTCGACGCCGATGCGCTGGCCGCCGAGAAGACCAAGGTCCTCGGCGCGGTGAAGCTGCCCAAGGACCTGGGCAAGTCCACGGTCCGCGGCCAGTACGCGGCCGGGTGGCAGGGCGGCGCGAAGGCCGTCGGCTACCTCCAGGAAGACGGCATCGACCCCCAGTCGAAGACCGACACCTACGCGGCCATCAAGCTGGAGATCGACAACCGCCGCTGGGCGGGCGTCCCGTTCTACCTGCGGACCGGCAAGCGCCTGGGCCGCCGCGTCACCGAGATCGCGGTCGTCTTCCAGCGCGCCCCGCACTCCCCCTTCGACCACACCGCGACCGAGGAGCTCGGCCGCAACGCCATCGTGATCCGGGTCCAGCCGGACGAGGGCGTGACGGTGCGGTTCGGCTCCAAGGTGCCCGGCACCCAGATGGAGATCCGGGACGTGTCCATGGACTTCGCGTACGGCGAGTCCTTCACGGAGTCCAGCCCCGAGGCGTACGAGCGGCTCATCCTCGACGTCCTGCTCGGCGACTCCAACCTCTTCCCGCGGGTCGAGGAGGTCGAGCTGTCCTGGAAGATCCTCGACCCGATCGAGCAGTTCTGGGACAAGCACGGCAAGCCCGCGCAGTACCAGTCGGGAACCTGGGGTCCGGTCGAGGCGGACGAGATGCTCGCACGAGACGGCAGGAGCTGGCGCCGGCCATGA
- a CDS encoding sugar isomerase domain-containing protein gives MSAALPRPDLGAARFADHARDAVERAVAANEDAVPRAARLLADCVAADGVIHAFGTGHSQAAALEIAGRAGGLVPTDRLSLADLVLRGGEDPALLADPLLERAPGLAERLYALADPRPQDLFVIVSSSGVNNAVVDLALKATGAGHRLVALTSLEHTRAVPALHASGKRLADLADVVLDNCAPTGDAVLPLPGGGALCGISTLTSALLVQMTVAETVALLLAEGREPPVYVSANIPGGHEHNALLEARYEGRLHRGAH, from the coding sequence ATGTCCGCCGCCCTGCCCCGACCCGACCTCGGCGCCGCGCGGTTCGCCGACCACGCCCGGGACGCCGTCGAGCGCGCCGTCGCCGCCAACGAGGACGCCGTCCCGCGCGCGGCCCGGCTCCTCGCCGACTGCGTCGCCGCCGACGGCGTCATCCACGCCTTCGGGACCGGCCACTCCCAGGCCGCCGCCCTGGAGATCGCCGGCCGCGCCGGCGGCCTCGTCCCCACCGATCGCCTCTCGCTCGCGGACCTCGTCCTGCGCGGCGGCGAGGACCCCGCCCTCCTCGCCGACCCGCTCCTCGAACGCGCCCCGGGCCTCGCCGAACGGCTCTACGCCCTCGCCGACCCCCGCCCGCAGGACCTGTTCGTGATCGTCTCCAGCTCCGGCGTCAACAACGCGGTCGTCGACCTGGCGCTGAAGGCGACCGGCGCCGGACACCGGCTCGTCGCCCTCACCTCGCTCGAACACACCCGTGCCGTCCCCGCCCTCCACGCGAGCGGCAAGCGGCTCGCCGACCTCGCCGACGTCGTCCTCGACAACTGCGCCCCCACCGGCGACGCGGTCCTCCCGCTCCCCGGCGGCGGCGCCCTGTGCGGGATCTCCACCCTCACCTCCGCGCTCCTCGTCCAGATGACCGTCGCCGAGACCGTCGCCCTCCTCCTCGCCGAGGGCCGCGAACCGCCCGTGTACGTCTCCGCCAACATCCCAGGCGGCCACGAGCACAACGCCCTCCTCGAAGCCCGCTACGAGGGCAGACTGCACCGCGGCGCCCACTGA
- a CDS encoding PH domain-containing protein: MSEGEWRRLDPRTLLAGAAVLCGVAGGAALPAVAGLSGGRPLWQAVAWVLAGAALLVLAGTAADWVRLRRTRYRVGPERVDLHTGLLLLKRRSLARERIRSVDLTANPLQRVLGLVKVRIGTGESTGGESSLELDLVTRTEGERLRRELLARATDPEEPGHDDTLATLDPRWIRYAPVSFLAPALGGAAIGAVLQVSEWFDAQAEVIDWIGDRFRDTSLTWTVVDLVLLATAAGTVGALGLWIEMWWNYRLEREPGGTLRVRRGLFTARSVTLEERRLRGIELVEPLGVRLFGAARVDAVATGLAQDDDDKHADLKNLLPAAPRERAERVAALVLREPEPPTGAPLAAHPRAARTRRLRWALWSVLVPVAVLALLGRLLTPVLLYVAAGCALVLGPVAGLLALGAYRALGHGVSGGYLVTRSGTVRRTTVALQRSGVIGWTVKQSYFQRRAGILTVTATTAAGEGAYDILDAGESQGLAFAAEAVPGLLAPFLETTGPETTGPETTGPETTGPETTGLETADLETPEARLTDG; this comes from the coding sequence ATGAGCGAGGGGGAGTGGCGGCGGCTCGACCCGCGCACCCTGCTCGCCGGCGCCGCCGTCCTCTGCGGGGTGGCCGGCGGCGCGGCCCTCCCGGCCGTGGCCGGCCTCTCGGGCGGCAGGCCCCTGTGGCAGGCCGTCGCCTGGGTCCTCGCCGGTGCCGCGCTGCTCGTCCTCGCCGGCACGGCCGCCGACTGGGTCCGGCTGCGCCGCACCCGGTACCGCGTCGGCCCCGAGCGGGTCGACCTCCACACCGGGCTCCTGCTGCTCAAGCGCCGCTCCCTGGCCCGCGAGCGGATCCGCAGCGTCGACCTCACCGCCAACCCCCTCCAGCGCGTCCTCGGCCTCGTCAAGGTCCGCATCGGCACCGGTGAGAGCACCGGCGGCGAGTCCAGCCTCGAACTGGACCTGGTCACCCGCACCGAGGGCGAGCGGCTCCGCCGCGAACTCCTCGCCCGCGCCACCGACCCCGAGGAGCCGGGCCACGACGACACCCTGGCCACCCTCGACCCGCGCTGGATCCGCTACGCCCCCGTCTCCTTCCTCGCCCCCGCCCTCGGCGGCGCCGCGATCGGCGCCGTCCTGCAGGTCAGCGAGTGGTTCGACGCCCAGGCGGAGGTCATCGACTGGATAGGGGACCGCTTCCGGGACACCTCCCTGACCTGGACCGTCGTCGACCTGGTCCTGCTCGCCACCGCCGCCGGGACCGTCGGCGCCCTCGGACTCTGGATCGAGATGTGGTGGAACTACCGCCTGGAGCGCGAGCCCGGCGGGACCCTCCGCGTCCGCCGCGGCCTGTTCACCGCCCGGTCGGTCACCCTGGAGGAGCGCAGGCTGCGCGGGATCGAGCTCGTCGAGCCGCTCGGCGTACGGCTGTTCGGGGCCGCCCGCGTCGACGCCGTCGCCACCGGCCTCGCCCAGGACGACGACGACAAGCACGCCGACCTGAAGAACCTGCTGCCCGCCGCACCCCGGGAGCGCGCCGAGCGGGTCGCCGCCCTGGTGCTGCGCGAGCCGGAGCCGCCGACCGGGGCGCCCCTCGCCGCCCACCCCCGGGCCGCCCGCACCCGGCGGCTGCGCTGGGCGCTGTGGAGCGTCCTCGTGCCCGTCGCGGTCCTCGCCCTCCTCGGCCGGCTCCTCACCCCTGTCCTGCTGTACGTGGCGGCCGGCTGCGCCCTCGTCCTCGGCCCGGTCGCCGGGCTGCTCGCCCTCGGCGCGTACCGCGCCCTCGGACACGGCGTCAGCGGCGGCTATCTGGTGACCCGTTCGGGCACCGTCCGGCGCACGACGGTCGCCCTCCAGCGTTCCGGCGTCATCGGCTGGACCGTCAAGCAGTCGTACTTCCAGCGCCGCGCCGGCATCCTGACCGTCACCGCCACCACGGCGGCGGGCGAGGGCGCGTACGACATCCTCGACGCGGGCGAGAGCCAGGGCCTGGCCTTCGCCGCCGAGGCCGTACCGGGACTCCTCGCGCCCTTCCTGGAAACGACCGGCCCGGAAACGACCGGCCCGGAAACGACCGGCCCGGAAACGACCGGCCCGGAAACGACCGGCCTGGAAACGGCCGACCTGGAAACGCCGGAGGCCCGGCTCACCGACGGGTGA
- the tpiA gene encoding triose-phosphate isomerase yields MTTRTPLMAGNWKMNLNHLEAIAHVQKLAFALTDKDYDACEVAVLVPFTDLRSVQTLVDGDKLKIKYGAQDISEHDSGAYTGEISGLMLSKLKCAYVAVGHSERRQYHAENDEVCNAKVKAAFKHGVTPILCVGEGLDIRKAGNQVEYTLAQIDGGLKDVPAEQAETIVIAYEPVWAIGTGEVATPEDAQEVCGAIRGRLAELYSQELADKVRIQYGGSVKAGNVAAIMAQPDVDGALVGGAALDADEFVKIVRFRDQ; encoded by the coding sequence ATGACCACCCGCACCCCGCTGATGGCGGGCAACTGGAAGATGAACCTCAACCACCTCGAGGCCATCGCCCACGTCCAGAAGCTCGCCTTCGCCCTGACCGACAAGGACTACGACGCCTGTGAGGTCGCCGTCCTCGTCCCCTTCACCGACCTGCGGTCCGTCCAGACCCTGGTCGACGGCGACAAGCTGAAGATCAAGTACGGCGCCCAGGACATCTCGGAGCACGACTCCGGTGCCTACACCGGCGAGATCTCGGGCCTGATGCTGTCCAAGCTGAAGTGCGCCTACGTCGCCGTCGGCCACTCCGAGCGCCGCCAGTACCACGCCGAGAACGACGAGGTCTGCAACGCCAAGGTGAAGGCCGCCTTCAAGCACGGCGTGACCCCGATCCTCTGCGTCGGCGAGGGCCTGGACATCCGCAAGGCGGGCAACCAGGTCGAATACACCCTCGCGCAGATCGACGGCGGGCTGAAGGACGTCCCGGCCGAGCAGGCCGAGACGATCGTGATCGCGTACGAGCCGGTGTGGGCCATCGGCACCGGCGAGGTCGCCACGCCCGAGGACGCCCAGGAGGTCTGCGGGGCGATCCGCGGCCGCCTCGCCGAGCTGTACTCGCAGGAGCTGGCCGACAAGGTCCGCATCCAGTACGGCGGCTCGGTCAAGGCCGGAAACGTCGCCGCGATCATGGCGCAGCCGGACGTCGACGGCGCCCTGGTGGGCGGCGCGGCGCTGGACGCCGACGAGTTCGTCAAGATCGTGCGCTTCCGCGACCAGTGA
- the pgl gene encoding 6-phosphogluconolactonase gives MSTPQLVVHRDKELMAEAAAARLITKVVDAQAARGSASVVLTGGRNGNGLLAALGSAPARDAIDWSRLDLWWGDERFLPEGDPERNVTQARAALLDRVPLDPARVHAMPASDGPYGDVDAAAEAYAAELAAAAGPGDHGGVPTFDVLMLGVGPDTHVASLFPELPAVRETERTVVGVHGAPKPPPVRVSLTLPAIRAAKEVWLLAAGEDKAKAAAIALSGAGEVQAPAAGAYGRSRTLWLLDAAAASELPRSLYPPASA, from the coding sequence GTGAGCACCCCTCAGCTGGTCGTCCACCGCGACAAGGAGCTGATGGCCGAGGCCGCCGCGGCCCGGCTGATCACCAAGGTCGTGGACGCCCAGGCCGCCCGTGGCTCCGCCTCGGTCGTGCTGACCGGCGGCCGCAACGGCAACGGCCTGCTCGCGGCGCTCGGTTCGGCGCCCGCCCGGGACGCGATCGACTGGTCGCGGCTCGACCTGTGGTGGGGCGACGAGCGGTTCCTGCCCGAGGGCGACCCCGAGCGGAACGTCACCCAGGCCCGTGCGGCGCTGCTCGACCGGGTGCCGCTCGACCCGGCGCGGGTGCACGCCATGCCGGCCTCGGACGGGCCGTACGGCGACGTCGACGCGGCGGCCGAGGCCTACGCGGCCGAGCTCGCGGCCGCCGCGGGTCCCGGCGACCACGGCGGGGTGCCGACCTTCGACGTGCTGATGCTGGGCGTCGGCCCGGACACCCATGTCGCCTCGCTCTTCCCGGAGTTGCCGGCGGTCCGCGAGACCGAGCGGACGGTGGTCGGGGTGCACGGCGCTCCGAAGCCGCCGCCGGTCCGCGTCTCGCTGACGCTTCCGGCGATCCGGGCGGCGAAGGAGGTCTGGCTGCTCGCGGCCGGCGAGGACAAGGCGAAGGCCGCGGCGATCGCGCTGTCGGGCGCGGGTGAGGTGCAGGCCCCGGCGGCCGGTGCCTACGGCCGCTCGCGCACGCTGTGGCTGCTCGACGCTGCGGCCGCGTCGGAGCTTCCGCGGAGCCTGTATCCGCCGGCTTCGGCCTGA